One window of Perca fluviatilis chromosome 12, GENO_Pfluv_1.0, whole genome shotgun sequence genomic DNA carries:
- the fev gene encoding protein FEV isoform X3 gives MSLQSKASLYPTENLSKESKGTSWGPINTGVQKGSGQIQLWQFLLELLSDSTNISCIAWEGTNGEFKLIDPDEVARRWGERKSKPNMNYDKLSRALRYYYDKNIMTKVHGKRYAYKFDFHGLAQVCQPSTTEQAIYKFQGNFSPIPFTGISKLNLVAPGVGPSGFSYWPGSPPAALYHSHSLQPPGPFGTVSPSHISCVNNINSLTNINNHYN, from the exons ATGAGTTTGCAAAGCAAAGCCTCATTAT ATCCGACAGAAAATCTGTCGAAGGAAAGCAAAGGGACATCTTGGGGTCCAATAAACACAGGAGTGCAAAAAG GCAGCGGGCAGATCCAGCTGTGGCAGttcctgctggagctgctctctGACAGCACCAACATATCGTGCATCGCCTGGGAGGGCACCAACGGCGAGTTCAAGCTCATCGATCCGGACGAGGTGGCTCGGCGCTGGGGGGAGCGCAAAAGCAAACCCAACATGAACTACGACAAGCTGAGCCGGGCTCTGCGCTACTACTATGACAAAAACATCATGACCAAAGTCCACGGCAAGCGCTATGCCTACAAGTTTGATTTCCACGGCTTGGCGCAGGTGTGCCAGCCGTCCACCACGGAGCAGGCCATCTACAAGTTTCAGGGGAACTTCTCCCCGATTCCATTCACCGGGATTTCCAAACTGAACCTTGTGGCTCCCGGCGTGGGGCCGTCGGGTTTCTCCTACTGGCCCGGTTCCCCTCCGGCGGCTCTGTATCACAGCCACAGCCTGCAGCCGCCGGGGCCCTTCGGCACCGTGTCTCCGTCCCACATCAGCTGCGTCAACAACATCAACAGCCTGACCAACATCAACAATCATTACAACTGA
- the fev gene encoding protein FEV isoform X2, translating to MSLQSKASLCKTDPTENLSKESKGTSWGPINTGVQKGSGQIQLWQFLLELLSDSTNISCIAWEGTNGEFKLIDPDEVARRWGERKSKPNMNYDKLSRALRYYYDKNIMTKVHGKRYAYKFDFHGLAQVCQPSTTEQAIYKFQGNFSPIPFTGISKLNLVAPGVGPSGFSYWPGSPPAALYHSHSLQPPGPFGTVSPSHISCVNNINSLTNINNHYN from the exons ATGAGTTTGCAAAGCAAAGCCTCATTATGTAAGACAG ATCCGACAGAAAATCTGTCGAAGGAAAGCAAAGGGACATCTTGGGGTCCAATAAACACAGGAGTGCAAAAAG GCAGCGGGCAGATCCAGCTGTGGCAGttcctgctggagctgctctctGACAGCACCAACATATCGTGCATCGCCTGGGAGGGCACCAACGGCGAGTTCAAGCTCATCGATCCGGACGAGGTGGCTCGGCGCTGGGGGGAGCGCAAAAGCAAACCCAACATGAACTACGACAAGCTGAGCCGGGCTCTGCGCTACTACTATGACAAAAACATCATGACCAAAGTCCACGGCAAGCGCTATGCCTACAAGTTTGATTTCCACGGCTTGGCGCAGGTGTGCCAGCCGTCCACCACGGAGCAGGCCATCTACAAGTTTCAGGGGAACTTCTCCCCGATTCCATTCACCGGGATTTCCAAACTGAACCTTGTGGCTCCCGGCGTGGGGCCGTCGGGTTTCTCCTACTGGCCCGGTTCCCCTCCGGCGGCTCTGTATCACAGCCACAGCCTGCAGCCGCCGGGGCCCTTCGGCACCGTGTCTCCGTCCCACATCAGCTGCGTCAACAACATCAACAGCCTGACCAACATCAACAATCATTACAACTGA
- the cdk5r2b gene encoding cyclin-dependent kinase 5 activator 2b yields the protein MGTVLSISPATKKSSIMDAELAGEAHKNDKSLKRPSMFVSISWKKLVANPAKKSAKKVTPNPMPVCELPSGRVGQLNSENTRKTHQTEEKKPKAPIPVPVPTVPTQNNDAVVQNGKPSAAQKQPSSLSLVSPRRIVIQASTGELLRCLGDFMCRRCFKLKELNSGEVVLWFRNIDRTLLLQGWQDLGFITPANVVFVYLLCEDTIADSIDSQAELQGTFQTCLYLAYSYMGNEISYPLKPFMIDSNKDVFWETSLRIINRLSAKMLQLNADPQFFTEVFQDLKNQRDTCEANLDR from the coding sequence ATGGGTACCGTCCTGTCTATATCTCCGGCGACGAAGAAGTCCTCTATTATGGACGCCGAGCTCGCAGGAGAGGCACACAAAAACGACAAGAGTCTCAAGCGGCCTTCAATGTTCGTCTCCATCTCCTGGAAGAAGCTGGTGGCAAATCCGGCAAAGAAGAGTGCCAAGAAAGTGACCCCGAACCCGATGCCCGTCTGCGAGCTCCCGTCCGGCCGAGTGGGTCAGCTTAACAGCGAAAACACCAGGAAGACTCACCAAACCGAAGAGAAGAAACCCAAAGCGCCGATCCCGGTGCCGGTGCCCACAGTCCCCACGCAGAACAACGATGCTGTCGTCCAAAACGGGAAGCCTTCCGCGGCCCAGAAGCAACCCAGCAGCCTGTCTCTGGTGTCACCGAGGCGGATAGTTATCCAGGCTTCAACCGGGGAGCTGCTTCGCTGTTTAGGGGACTTCATGTGCCGCAGGTGTTTTAAACTGAAAGAGCTAAACAGCGGAGAGGTGGTCCTCTGGTTTCGAAACATCGATCGGACTCTTTTGCTCCAGGGCTGGCAGGACCTGGGCTTCATCACTCCGGCTAACGTGGTGTTCGTTTACCTGCTGTGCGAAGACACGATAGCGGACAGCATCGACAGCCAGGCCGAGCTGCAGGGCACCTTTCAGACTTGCCTCTACCTCGCATACTCCTACATGGGTAACGAGATCTCCTACCCGCTCAAGCCGTTCATGATCGACTCGAACAAGGACGTTTTCTGGGAGACGTCGCTCCGGATCATCAACAGGCTAAGTGCCAAAATGCTGCAGCTGAATGCAGACCCGCAGTTTTTCACCGAGGTCTTCCAGGACCTCAAAAACCAACGAGACACGTGCGAGGCAAACCTGGACCGCTGA
- the fev gene encoding protein FEV isoform X1 — protein sequence MRQDCGGNLMFNMYLSDPTENLSKESKGTSWGPINTGVQKGSGQIQLWQFLLELLSDSTNISCIAWEGTNGEFKLIDPDEVARRWGERKSKPNMNYDKLSRALRYYYDKNIMTKVHGKRYAYKFDFHGLAQVCQPSTTEQAIYKFQGNFSPIPFTGISKLNLVAPGVGPSGFSYWPGSPPAALYHSHSLQPPGPFGTVSPSHISCVNNINSLTNINNHYN from the exons ATGAGACAGGACTGCGGAGGAAACCTCATGTTCAACATGTATCTCTCAG ATCCGACAGAAAATCTGTCGAAGGAAAGCAAAGGGACATCTTGGGGTCCAATAAACACAGGAGTGCAAAAAG GCAGCGGGCAGATCCAGCTGTGGCAGttcctgctggagctgctctctGACAGCACCAACATATCGTGCATCGCCTGGGAGGGCACCAACGGCGAGTTCAAGCTCATCGATCCGGACGAGGTGGCTCGGCGCTGGGGGGAGCGCAAAAGCAAACCCAACATGAACTACGACAAGCTGAGCCGGGCTCTGCGCTACTACTATGACAAAAACATCATGACCAAAGTCCACGGCAAGCGCTATGCCTACAAGTTTGATTTCCACGGCTTGGCGCAGGTGTGCCAGCCGTCCACCACGGAGCAGGCCATCTACAAGTTTCAGGGGAACTTCTCCCCGATTCCATTCACCGGGATTTCCAAACTGAACCTTGTGGCTCCCGGCGTGGGGCCGTCGGGTTTCTCCTACTGGCCCGGTTCCCCTCCGGCGGCTCTGTATCACAGCCACAGCCTGCAGCCGCCGGGGCCCTTCGGCACCGTGTCTCCGTCCCACATCAGCTGCGTCAACAACATCAACAGCCTGACCAACATCAACAATCATTACAACTGA